GGAACATGCTGCAGGGCAGGGTGAAGATCAAAAACTGCAACCCCCTGGGCGTGCAGCGGTGATCGAGCGGCGCTGTTCCGGTTCGCCGCCATACCCGATGCCTATTTTTATATCACGGCCTACCCGCAGCCGGTGGGCCTGAGGGAGATCGCGTTACCGGAGGGTGCGTTCTGGAATGCGGATAAATTAAGCGCCGGACCGGTCGTGTCGCGTCACCCACTGGAGGATATTCGATGAACAAGGCCCGCGTTGCCGACTGGGACAGACTCGAGCCGCTGGAGCCGGTCTACGCACTGGTGGGCGGTGTAGACCTAGTCGTCGTGCGCTTTAAGGACGGGGAACAGGCTTCGGTTCTCTATGGTCGCTGCATGCATCGCGGCGCCCTGATGAGCGACGGGTATATCCAGGGGGAAAACCTCATCTGTGGCGTCCACGGCTGGGACTACTGCTACCGGACGGGCGTCAGTTCCTACAATCCCAGTGAGCGTCTGAAATGCTTCCAGTCCTGGGTTGAGGACGGCGGGGTCTGGGTCGACGTAGACGAGATCGCCGCGTGGGAGGCCGAGAACCCGCAGCCCTACGATCGCGACGCCTATCAGGGCCTGTACCAGGATTTTCATGGGGGCCCGGAAGAACCGCACTACAAATACATACAGCATCTTGCCGAACACGGTCTTTCCGAAGTCGGTCACCACGGGCGTGTCGCCGCGATGGGGGTGCCGCGCGACCGCTTACCGCGGTGGGAGGACATCCAACTGCTCACGGCGCAACTGCACAGGGTGCCGCTGCTGGACGAGGAACCGGTCGGAACCGATGTCGTGATCGGGCCGAACGCCGCGAAACCGCTGCGACTGCGGATACCGCTGCTAGTTTCCGACATGAGTTTTGGCGCGCTGTCCGAAGAGGCCAAGGTCGCGCTGGCCAGCGGCGCGGAGCTGGCCGGGACCGGTATCTGCTCGGGCGAGGGCGGCATGCTGCCGGAAGAGCAGGCGAGCAATTCGCGATATTTCTACGAGCTGGCTTCCGCGCGTTTCGGCTTCTCCATGGACAAGCTGGATCGGGTACAGGCCTTTCACTTCAAGTGCGGCCAGGGTGCCAAGACGGGCACGGGAGGTCATCTCCCCGGCTCCAAGGTCAAGGGCAGGATCGCCGAGGTGCGTGGACTCCGTGAGGGGGAGGCTGCCGTATCGCCGTCGCGTTTCCCCGACTGGGAGCATGTGGACGATTATCGGGACTTCGCAGAGAAGGTGCGCGAACGGACCGGGGGGATCCCGGTAGGCGTGAAGCTGTCCGCGCAGCACATCGAACGCGATATCGAGGCGGCGCTGCAGATCGGTGTCGACTACATTATTCTCGACGGCCGCGGCGGTGGCACGGGTGCCGCGCCCCTGTTGTTCCGGGACAATATCTCCGTGCCGACGATCCCCGCGCTGGCACGCACAAGGCGCTATCTCGACAGCAAGGGGTGTCGCGATGTGACCCTCGTGATTACCGGCGGACTGCGCCTGCCGGCGGACTACGTCAAGGCGCTGGCACTGGGGGCCGACGCCATCGCCGTCTCCAACGCGGCGATCCAGGCGATCGGCTGCATGGGGATGCGTGCGTGCCACACCAACAACTGTCCGGTCGGGATAGCTACCCAGAAGCTGCACCTCAGGCAACGCCTCGTTGTCGATCAGGCGTCGGAACGGTTGAACCGATTTTTCCGCGCCGCTACCGAGATCATGCAGGTGATGGCGCGTGCCTGCGGGCATCGGCATCTCGATCGATTCTCCGTCGATGACCTGACGACCTGGAAACGCGACA
The sequence above is drawn from the Gammaproteobacteria bacterium genome and encodes:
- a CDS encoding alpha-hydroxy-acid oxidizing protein, translating into MNKARVADWDRLEPLEPVYALVGGVDLVVVRFKDGEQASVLYGRCMHRGALMSDGYIQGENLICGVHGWDYCYRTGVSSYNPSERLKCFQSWVEDGGVWVDVDEIAAWEAENPQPYDRDAYQGLYQDFHGGPEEPHYKYIQHLAEHGLSEVGHHGRVAAMGVPRDRLPRWEDIQLLTAQLHRVPLLDEEPVGTDVVIGPNAAKPLRLRIPLLVSDMSFGALSEEAKVALASGAELAGTGICSGEGGMLPEEQASNSRYFYELASARFGFSMDKLDRVQAFHFKCGQGAKTGTGGHLPGSKVKGRIAEVRGLREGEAAVSPSRFPDWEHVDDYRDFAEKVRERTGGIPVGVKLSAQHIERDIEAALQIGVDYIILDGRGGGTGAAPLLFRDNISVPTIPALARTRRYLDSKGCRDVTLVITGGLRLPADYVKALALGADAIAVSNAAIQAIGCMGMRACHTNNCPVGIATQKLHLRQRLVVDQASERLNRFFRAATEIMQVMARACGHRHLDRFSVDDLTTWKRDMAHLAGIAYGGVSVD